Proteins encoded by one window of Cyclobacteriaceae bacterium:
- a CDS encoding type IX secretion system membrane protein PorP/SprF, whose translation MRILAAIFCTVVVLSFTQKASAQQYPVFTQYYFNELVINPAFAGSHVQLSLTSTYRNQWVNFPGAPRTVSFSGHTALMNGKMGVGLLVNHDEIGSYGNEHVYGYYSYRINMQHATLSMGLMAGFNFLGVDFSNLDLQDPTDASFLPINEFKPNFGTGIYYNRKNFFAGFSVPFLLNNAVSADLESVAAEIREARYYFLRSGGIFPINRAETVKLNPSILLRAQEGQPLSMDINLGVVIHDILSTGVSWRSGDSFITFIDLKLSEKFHFAYSYDWTTSDIARFSNGSHEFMINYRAKVTTAHKNLNCPTYFHYR comes from the coding sequence ATGCGAATATTAGCTGCGATTTTTTGTACCGTTGTTGTGCTGAGCTTCACTCAAAAAGCATCAGCACAACAATACCCGGTATTCACGCAATACTATTTTAATGAGTTGGTAATCAACCCCGCCTTTGCAGGGAGCCACGTACAGTTGAGCCTAACTTCAACGTATCGAAATCAATGGGTTAATTTTCCCGGGGCACCACGTACGGTATCGTTTAGCGGACATACCGCTTTGATGAACGGAAAAATGGGGGTTGGGCTTTTGGTAAACCATGATGAAATCGGAAGTTACGGTAATGAGCATGTGTACGGCTATTATTCCTATCGGATAAACATGCAGCATGCTACCCTTTCTATGGGGTTGATGGCTGGGTTTAATTTTCTGGGCGTAGATTTCAGTAACCTGGATTTGCAAGATCCAACCGATGCATCTTTTTTACCCATTAACGAGTTTAAACCAAATTTCGGAACCGGTATTTACTACAACCGTAAAAATTTCTTTGCTGGATTTTCTGTTCCGTTCTTATTGAACAATGCAGTTTCTGCAGATCTAGAGAGTGTTGCCGCTGAAATCCGTGAAGCGCGCTACTATTTTCTTCGAAGCGGTGGAATTTTTCCAATCAATCGAGCAGAGACTGTTAAACTAAATCCATCTATACTACTTCGCGCCCAGGAAGGTCAACCGCTAAGTATGGACATAAACCTGGGCGTGGTTATTCACGATATACTCAGCACGGGAGTTTCGTGGCGTAGTGGTGATTCCTTCATCACATTCATTGACCTGAAGCTGAGTGAAAAATTCCACTTTGCTTATTCGTACGACTGGACGACTTCGGACATTGCCCGTTTCTCAAATGGATCGCATGAGTTTATGATAAACTACAGAGCCAAGGTTACAACCGCACATAAAAACCTGAACTGCCCAACGTACTTCCATTACCGTTAA
- a CDS encoding gliding motility-associated C-terminal domain-containing protein — translation MEPKYLRNLLLTLAIFVVAPVMAQEICNNGIDDDGDGFVDCYDNECANSVVCEDLFIGNDADCVIPAPPAPAFTMTLDFASEDETANHLSRIAIGDLDRDGIPEIISMNRYTKRIFILNGDDGSIKHQALLENNATPNWEVAIANVDDDNCGEIFFLGTDSRIYAYDCQLNFLWRTNRMPGDHDPINFGLADFDGDGLVELYCKDQIFDAHSGRRLVATTVPNNQWDDRLNGGPVAVDILGDTRLELVLGLRIYQVNIPAARNTDGGSLTLLQSRNEYFVRNQYNATSVADFNQDGHLDVVASGSTIGHNQNTTIFFWDVFNNTLQTYRDLTGDYAPNGWGQGTGRVNIADLDGDGNLNLSYVSGKYLYALREDMTLLWRVVINEETSGHTGCTLFDFNGDGQSEIVYRDEQYLYIIDGTDGSIFTSQRCISRTNREYPIVADVDADGSTEICVTCGFDDVEAWDNFNTLSYSQYAHIRVFKSASEPWVPARRLWNQHGYFVVNVNDDLSIPRQIQKHHLVFSTGTCTQGPNRPLNKFLNQSPFLDSQGCPQFAGPNITFGTTDPVISAPTCPDLNFTVSFDITNLGNVSISGDIPISFYSSNPLLPGATLLNTITVNLNLEVNDTYAIVDAPITGIGSDSLYIVLNDNGTTIPTPITLPNTPYIECDPSDNIFGVRLNYLPAPLTAVEVNPNETCSAPANGAARAFVPVGGIENTADYDFYWFDGTTAGPIASADFVGPFYTGIPGGDYTVFARHKTVSCGSDTTQVTINDAITILPAVTITVVSDQTQCNPPNGRLEANVAGGNAGYSFEWEDVGAPIGVSGPILANQAAGTYTVVVTSSGGCQITASANIADLAQEPDLTANATGVINCNDPNSGSVTAEALIGGVAQPAANFTFNWYFYDNGTSTRGSLLPPVHGAAGTPNRNLLPVGFYEVEVTEIASGCPGTTTEIVEVTDDTQLPTVLFTELAPQTSCDPNNPNGSVSADAQLGGVTQDPAEYTFEWFVGQNTLPANAHTDVSGVNNRIAENLSSGGQSYTVRITNIATQCFTTAHTTVSEDIVVPIVTLSPTDNGICDPALSTNNFNGSVIASVTFDGVPVADFTDYTFTWYNGSVASGAPRAETGSSITQVNSGYYTVVVTRNDVSCSSTPETAEVGNDAVLPVITTAEIGSTNCTGPANGEASVTDVDGVGTPANYTYQWHTGNDLSSPIGGAINSTVTGLQGGAGAFFTVQVTNTNNGCRNTATIEVPDEKEFPIITLSSTPNTICTGTPDGTTSLATLTYQGAAVASPFTGYTFNWSSGQTTSTATALAAGAYTLTVTKTDVGCTSDPVNVDVANDFYIPVISLTPTNQTSCDPGNPNGVIAATIDETSIGGGAVVTAGYTFTWEENGNPFTTPGNAAGTGATVNNLVGDLFYSVVVTRSATGCVNTASVFLPETITNPIVAAAVSSDVTRCDTPNGAIQANVGGNQNGFTFFWLNETGTNQTADNALVIANADATIVDDGNYTGLIPGYYTVVARDNNTSCLSQPITRTVIDATVLSTITVTLGPTFPASCAANNGQMSATVSGGVGPFDLFWHVGGPSNSDINFFNNPPQFTPPNDVPFQTDLSTTSSNLNNLESRLYTLVVRDVGNGCGNYETVFLPFNDGHDINTNITPATNCTAVNGEVEVTVTNIIPATNDFQDYTYILYSGENPDPVNQIGPVLGPGGAVTNPVVYSSLAPGKYTVEVRQDLGAFGSNCPVYEVIEIEQHAFSPLVDITGTIANTACDLVAGADGEASIQFDIDPNDQTTNITYTVDINPAPLGWGGPTPVGPFLPPALPGNFTITGLSPDNAVPQYTITVTANGCSAQRLVSIPNAPAIPQVLNSEVTILPALYCDPALEINASVEVRNVINDGAPDNLNDYTFEWFDDAGLTSSILNAAGNATATKGGEILSNVGAPLPSVNITAAPYWVVATKVNAGTTGGLGCVSAPFMAVVPDQSVNPTITLTPFANTACDANFEGSLRVNVTNAGSVPSATYTYNFNVANPDGGGVFAGNDGDGLGIDGDRDNPQTLEEGVYQLLAINDASGCQASAQATIIKTSTPIIVASATPVDQSICTPLNGSITVVDVTVGGIVDPVHTNFDFTWYENDPNSVPIINAVNGADALTNIGAGVYFVKARKIAGLPVGSGCESAPLRVDIEDISEDPDLEFTMITPTSSCNPADPNGIILAEASERDGSTDAYTFAWTLNGGALHPATVQNDASPTSQLSSATFGDYELTITNTVTGCVFTSGATLIENLSLSLPNIVQVTPINPTDCFPTGSASVTQITIGGTTTLTAPPDDIDTNFDYEWYSGSTTPADLIAGETNSSLLNQLPNTYFVLVRDLTTDCPSTFVEVLIDSADIVYPVVAIAETVPQISCDPAVGTGTLVATGDGQTDSNPNYSFTWFPSLDLSGASFANTSTINNVVSGDYSVEVLNSLTNCRASALMIVANDSASFKPILSLTSGPLTECDSLDGFIFARGVPFAPAAGYPFSPYNYTAQLYVGQNPVLSNPPDFIMPLDPNPFGLPSFLQPNLSPDTYTVRLIDNNTSCETVDIIVLEDERVFPTPVIQTIAPVTNCDPTIPNGVGRVSVDGVVVGYNFDWYEGNVVAGTPVYTGVEYGQLRPIPQEYIVEARNMVTGCVGTVIATIANNPVGIPIPQIEILSHVTSCVMDNGALAASVNGNTRDYIFDWYGGTQETPPADFVGEIYRDLAVGPYSVTATDKVTGCKSPLATETIESRPALPEIDFRTQSATCGLSNGFATILIVSEVPIGTIEWFDSNNAPIVVGPNLTEVLPGTYTVVVTTELGCAASREIPIETEIRPFNGISRFSSPGQNDYFHIDCIDNFPNNIVKIFNRAGTLVYEGERYDNATTIFDGKSNKGISIMGTDLPDGTYFYIIDKRDGSKPLSGYLEIVN, via the coding sequence ATGGAACCCAAATACCTACGAAACCTACTACTTACCCTCGCAATTTTTGTTGTGGCGCCAGTAATGGCCCAGGAAATTTGTAACAACGGCATTGACGATGATGGCGATGGCTTTGTGGATTGTTACGATAACGAGTGTGCCAATAGTGTGGTGTGCGAAGATTTATTTATCGGAAATGACGCGGATTGTGTCATTCCAGCACCTCCAGCACCTGCCTTTACCATGACGCTTGATTTTGCATCAGAGGATGAAACAGCCAACCACCTTTCGCGTATTGCCATTGGCGACCTGGATCGTGATGGCATACCGGAGATCATTAGCATGAACCGGTATACGAAACGAATATTTATCCTAAATGGGGATGATGGCTCTATCAAGCATCAGGCGCTTTTAGAAAACAATGCCACCCCAAACTGGGAAGTTGCGATTGCCAACGTAGATGACGATAACTGTGGCGAGATCTTTTTTCTTGGTACTGACAGCCGTATATATGCATACGATTGCCAGCTCAACTTTTTGTGGCGAACAAACCGAATGCCAGGTGACCATGATCCAATAAATTTCGGACTTGCCGATTTTGATGGTGACGGGCTTGTTGAGCTTTATTGTAAAGACCAAATTTTTGATGCCCATAGCGGCAGACGACTGGTGGCCACCACTGTGCCCAACAACCAATGGGATGATCGCCTGAACGGTGGACCTGTTGCGGTTGATATACTTGGCGACACTCGTCTTGAACTTGTGCTGGGGTTAAGAATCTATCAGGTTAATATTCCTGCAGCACGAAATACTGATGGAGGATCGCTTACACTCCTTCAAAGCCGAAATGAATATTTTGTCAGAAATCAATATAACGCTACCAGTGTTGCCGACTTTAACCAGGATGGGCACTTGGATGTAGTGGCCTCCGGTTCAACCATTGGTCATAATCAGAACACCACAATCTTCTTTTGGGATGTTTTTAACAACACGCTTCAAACTTACCGCGACCTTACAGGTGACTATGCTCCTAATGGTTGGGGCCAGGGTACAGGCCGCGTTAACATTGCCGATCTGGACGGTGATGGAAACCTCAACCTCTCCTATGTATCAGGAAAATACCTGTACGCCTTGCGCGAAGATATGACCCTTCTGTGGCGTGTGGTCATCAACGAAGAAACCTCTGGTCACACCGGCTGTACACTTTTCGACTTCAATGGTGATGGACAATCTGAAATTGTATACCGGGATGAACAATACCTGTACATTATTGATGGAACAGACGGTTCAATATTTACATCGCAGCGCTGTATTTCCAGAACCAATCGGGAATACCCGATTGTAGCCGATGTAGACGCAGATGGGTCGACCGAAATTTGTGTTACCTGTGGTTTTGACGATGTAGAAGCCTGGGATAATTTCAATACACTCTCCTATTCACAGTATGCACATATCCGTGTTTTTAAATCAGCCAGTGAACCGTGGGTGCCTGCCCGCAGGTTATGGAACCAACACGGTTACTTTGTGGTAAACGTGAATGATGATCTTTCCATTCCACGGCAAATTCAAAAACACCACCTGGTATTTTCTACAGGAACTTGCACACAAGGACCAAACCGACCTTTAAATAAATTTCTAAATCAATCACCGTTTTTAGATTCGCAAGGCTGTCCACAGTTTGCAGGGCCTAACATTACGTTTGGCACAACTGATCCGGTGATCAGCGCACCTACCTGTCCCGATTTAAACTTCACGGTTTCGTTCGACATCACCAACCTGGGTAACGTATCCATATCAGGCGATATACCGATTAGTTTCTATAGTTCGAATCCGCTTTTGCCGGGCGCTACGTTGCTCAACACGATTACAGTCAACCTTAACCTTGAGGTAAATGACACCTACGCAATCGTTGATGCACCCATAACCGGAATTGGCTCCGACTCTCTATACATTGTTTTAAATGATAATGGAACCACTATTCCAACACCCATTACATTACCTAACACGCCTTACATCGAGTGTGATCCATCAGATAACATCTTTGGCGTACGATTGAATTATTTACCCGCTCCGTTAACAGCTGTTGAGGTCAACCCAAATGAAACCTGCTCAGCTCCAGCCAATGGGGCTGCACGCGCCTTTGTTCCTGTAGGCGGAATAGAAAACACAGCGGACTATGATTTCTATTGGTTTGATGGAACAACAGCTGGCCCCATAGCCAGTGCCGATTTTGTTGGCCCGTTTTATACCGGCATACCGGGTGGAGACTATACCGTATTTGCCCGCCATAAAACCGTAAGCTGCGGTAGTGATACAACCCAGGTAACCATAAACGATGCGATTACCATTCTTCCTGCAGTAACCATTACGGTGGTTTCTGATCAAACTCAATGTAATCCACCGAACGGCAGACTCGAAGCAAATGTGGCTGGAGGCAATGCAGGTTATTCATTTGAATGGGAAGATGTGGGTGCTCCGATTGGTGTATCCGGACCGATATTGGCAAACCAGGCTGCTGGTACCTATACCGTAGTGGTAACCTCATCAGGAGGTTGTCAGATTACGGCCAGTGCCAACATTGCTGACCTTGCGCAAGAACCAGATTTAACCGCAAATGCAACCGGAGTTATAAATTGTAATGATCCGAATAGCGGATCGGTAACAGCAGAAGCGCTAATCGGTGGGGTTGCGCAACCAGCTGCTAACTTCACATTCAACTGGTACTTCTACGACAATGGAACCAGCACACGGGGAAGTCTTCTGCCGCCTGTACATGGAGCTGCCGGCACACCAAACCGAAATTTATTACCCGTAGGCTTTTATGAGGTTGAAGTAACCGAAATTGCTTCGGGATGCCCCGGTACCACAACCGAAATTGTTGAAGTAACTGACGATACCCAACTTCCAACGGTACTGTTCACAGAACTTGCCCCTCAAACTTCGTGTGATCCGAACAATCCAAATGGATCTGTTTCGGCTGATGCCCAACTTGGTGGTGTTACGCAAGATCCTGCCGAATACACATTCGAATGGTTTGTGGGACAAAATACATTACCCGCCAACGCGCACACTGATGTAAGTGGAGTGAACAACCGGATCGCTGAAAATCTTTCAAGTGGAGGTCAGTCATACACCGTACGCATTACCAACATCGCTACGCAGTGTTTCACTACTGCACACACTACGGTATCAGAAGATATAGTAGTCCCAATTGTTACGCTGTCTCCAACAGATAATGGCATATGTGACCCTGCACTTTCCACAAACAACTTCAACGGAAGTGTAATTGCTTCTGTAACGTTTGATGGCGTTCCGGTTGCAGACTTTACAGATTATACCTTTACCTGGTATAATGGAAGCGTGGCCAGCGGTGCACCTCGTGCCGAAACCGGATCATCCATCACACAGGTTAACTCAGGTTACTATACCGTTGTCGTAACCCGAAACGATGTGTCCTGTTCATCAACTCCAGAAACTGCCGAAGTAGGTAACGATGCGGTGTTACCGGTAATTACCACAGCCGAAATCGGATCAACCAATTGTACAGGTCCGGCAAACGGTGAAGCTTCCGTTACCGATGTTGATGGTGTTGGAACGCCAGCAAACTATACGTATCAATGGCACACAGGCAACGACCTTAGTTCTCCGATTGGTGGAGCAATAAATTCCACTGTTACCGGACTGCAAGGTGGTGCAGGTGCTTTCTTCACCGTACAGGTTACAAACACCAACAACGGTTGCCGCAACACGGCTACCATAGAGGTACCCGATGAAAAAGAATTCCCTATTATTACTTTAAGCAGCACGCCTAATACTATTTGTACAGGCACACCCGATGGCACAACATCGCTGGCAACGCTTACCTACCAAGGCGCTGCAGTTGCATCACCTTTTACAGGTTACACTTTTAACTGGTCATCCGGACAAACAACTTCAACAGCTACTGCATTGGCTGCTGGCGCATACACCTTAACCGTTACCAAAACAGATGTAGGTTGTACTTCCGATCCGGTTAATGTTGACGTTGCTAATGATTTCTATATCCCGGTTATTTCACTTACGCCTACCAACCAGACATCATGCGATCCGGGCAACCCGAATGGAGTTATTGCCGCAACAATCGATGAGACATCCATTGGAGGCGGGGCCGTTGTTACAGCAGGCTATACGTTTACATGGGAAGAAAATGGCAATCCGTTTACTACACCCGGGAATGCAGCAGGTACAGGCGCTACCGTAAATAACCTGGTTGGTGATTTATTCTATTCAGTAGTTGTAACACGATCAGCAACGGGTTGCGTGAACACAGCTTCGGTTTTCTTACCGGAAACCATTACCAATCCAATTGTAGCAGCCGCGGTGAGCAGTGATGTTACCCGTTGCGATACGCCAAATGGTGCCATTCAGGCGAACGTGGGTGGCAATCAAAATGGATTTACATTTTTCTGGCTTAATGAAACAGGTACGAATCAAACTGCAGATAATGCTTTGGTAATTGCCAATGCCGATGCCACTATTGTAGATGATGGTAACTACACCGGATTAATACCGGGCTACTACACCGTAGTTGCACGGGATAATAATACATCCTGTTTATCTCAGCCAATCACCCGCACTGTAATTGACGCAACTGTGCTATCAACCATAACCGTTACACTTGGTCCAACCTTCCCGGCATCCTGTGCTGCAAACAACGGGCAGATGTCAGCAACAGTATCCGGTGGTGTAGGTCCTTTTGATTTATTCTGGCACGTTGGTGGTCCTTCAAACAGCGACATTAATTTCTTCAACAATCCACCTCAGTTTACTCCTCCAAACGATGTTCCTTTCCAAACGGATCTTAGTACCACATCTTCAAACCTGAACAACCTGGAGTCTCGTTTATACACGCTTGTAGTACGCGATGTAGGAAACGGATGTGGAAACTATGAAACTGTTTTCCTGCCCTTTAATGATGGCCATGACATTAACACCAACATTACACCAGCTACAAATTGTACTGCTGTAAATGGTGAGGTTGAAGTAACCGTTACAAATATCATCCCTGCTACAAACGACTTTCAGGATTACACATACATTCTTTACAGTGGTGAGAATCCTGATCCCGTGAATCAAATAGGACCCGTACTCGGACCCGGTGGTGCTGTCACCAATCCGGTGGTATACAGTTCGCTGGCACCTGGAAAATATACGGTAGAGGTTCGCCAGGATTTGGGGGCTTTCGGAAGTAATTGCCCGGTTTATGAGGTTATTGAAATTGAACAACACGCGTTCTCTCCGCTTGTTGATATCACCGGAACAATTGCCAACACGGCTTGTGATTTGGTAGCTGGTGCCGATGGCGAAGCCTCCATTCAGTTTGATATTGACCCGAATGATCAAACCACCAACATCACCTACACAGTTGATATCAACCCTGCACCATTAGGTTGGGGAGGCCCCACACCTGTTGGGCCATTCCTGCCTCCAGCATTGCCTGGTAATTTTACCATTACGGGTTTGAGTCCAGATAATGCCGTTCCACAATACACCATTACCGTTACGGCCAATGGGTGCTCGGCACAACGGTTGGTTTCCATTCCAAATGCACCAGCAATACCACAAGTACTCAATAGTGAAGTAACCATTCTTCCTGCCTTGTATTGTGATCCGGCATTGGAAATAAACGCCAGTGTAGAAGTAAGAAACGTAATAAATGACGGAGCACCTGATAACCTTAATGATTACACTTTTGAATGGTTTGACGATGCAGGCCTTACTTCTTCTATTTTGAATGCAGCAGGTAACGCAACAGCCACCAAAGGCGGAGAGATTCTTTCCAACGTTGGGGCACCGCTTCCATCGGTAAACATTACAGCAGCACCCTATTGGGTTGTAGCAACAAAAGTTAATGCAGGCACTACAGGTGGCTTAGGCTGCGTAAGTGCTCCATTCATGGCTGTTGTTCCAGATCAATCGGTTAATCCAACCATTACCCTTACACCATTTGCCAACACAGCTTGCGATGCCAACTTTGAAGGCAGCCTTCGGGTTAATGTTACCAATGCGGGTTCAGTACCCTCAGCTACCTATACCTACAATTTCAACGTAGCTAATCCAGATGGCGGTGGTGTTTTTGCTGGAAATGATGGCGATGGCCTTGGCATAGATGGTGATCGCGACAATCCACAAACCCTCGAGGAAGGTGTGTACCAGCTACTGGCCATCAACGATGCTAGCGGTTGCCAGGCTTCTGCTCAGGCGACTATTATAAAAACTTCTACACCGATTATTGTTGCCAGTGCCACTCCGGTTGATCAATCCATTTGCACTCCGTTGAACGGAAGCATTACCGTTGTTGACGTGACTGTGGGTGGTATTGTTGACCCGGTTCATACCAACTTTGATTTCACCTGGTATGAAAATGATCCAAACAGTGTTCCCATCATCAATGCGGTAAACGGTGCGGATGCACTCACTAACATTGGGGCGGGAGTATACTTTGTTAAAGCCAGAAAAATTGCAGGCTTGCCTGTAGGATCAGGCTGTGAGTCTGCTCCTCTTCGGGTTGACATTGAAGATATAAGTGAAGATCCGGATCTCGAGTTTACCATGATAACGCCAACCTCAAGTTGTAATCCTGCCGATCCGAACGGAATCATCCTTGCAGAAGCATCCGAACGTGACGGATCAACCGATGCCTATACGTTTGCGTGGACATTAAACGGTGGCGCGCTTCATCCTGCAACTGTGCAAAACGATGCAAGCCCGACAAGTCAGCTGAGCAGTGCTACGTTTGGTGATTATGAATTAACCATAACCAACACGGTTACTGGTTGCGTGTTCACTTCAGGCGCAACATTGATTGAAAACTTAAGTTTGAGTTTACCGAACATTGTTCAGGTTACTCCCATCAATCCTACCGATTGCTTTCCTACCGGAAGCGCGAGCGTTACGCAAATCACCATCGGTGGAACTACAACATTAACCGCTCCTCCTGATGATATTGACACGAACTTCGACTATGAATGGTATAGTGGGTCAACCACTCCGGCCGACCTGATTGCAGGAGAAACAAACAGTTCGCTGTTGAATCAATTACCCAACACATACTTTGTGTTGGTACGCGATCTGACCACCGATTGTCCGTCCACTTTTGTGGAGGTGCTTATTGATTCCGCTGACATCGTTTACCCGGTTGTAGCCATTGCGGAAACCGTTCCTCAAATCAGTTGCGATCCTGCTGTGGGTACAGGAACATTGGTAGCGACCGGTGATGGCCAAACCGATTCAAATCCGAACTACTCATTCACGTGGTTCCCAAGTCTGGATTTAAGTGGTGCCAGCTTCGCCAACACCAGCACGATCAACAATGTTGTTTCAGGCGACTATTCGGTTGAAGTGCTTAATAGCTTAACAAACTGCCGGGCTTCTGCCCTCATGATTGTGGCAAATGATTCTGCCTCTTTCAAACCAATCTTAAGCCTTACCAGTGGACCGCTTACTGAATGCGATAGCCTTGATGGATTTATTTTCGCACGAGGTGTACCGTTTGCTCCTGCAGCTGGTTATCCGTTCAGTCCGTATAACTATACCGCACAACTTTATGTAGGTCAAAATCCAGTGCTAAGCAATCCTCCGGATTTCATTATGCCGCTGGATCCAAATCCATTCGGACTACCTTCATTCCTGCAACCTAATCTGTCACCCGATACGTACACCGTAAGGCTTATCGATAATAATACAAGCTGCGAAACAGTGGATATTATTGTATTGGAAGATGAGCGCGTATTCCCCACACCTGTTATTCAAACTATTGCCCCGGTCACCAATTGTGATCCAACTATTCCAAATGGTGTGGGGCGCGTTTCTGTAGATGGTGTTGTAGTAGGTTACAATTTCGATTGGTACGAAGGGAATGTAGTTGCCGGAACCCCTGTTTACACGGGTGTTGAATACGGACAACTCAGACCGATTCCACAGGAATATATTGTTGAAGCGCGGAATATGGTTACCGGATGCGTAGGCACCGTCATTGCCACCATTGCAAATAATCCGGTTGGTATTCCAATTCCACAGATCGAAATTCTATCGCATGTTACCAGTTGTGTAATGGATAACGGTGCACTGGCGGCATCCGTTAACGGAAATACCCGAGACTACATTTTCGATTGGTATGGTGGAACACAGGAAACGCCTCCAGCTGATTTCGTGGGTGAAATCTATCGCGACCTTGCTGTTGGACCATACTCGGTTACCGCAACTGATAAAGTTACCGGTTGTAAATCGCCATTAGCTACTGAAACGATTGAAAGCCGGCCAGCATTACCGGAGATCGATTTCAGAACGCAAAGCGCTACTTGCGGTTTATCAAATGGGTTTGCGACAATATTAATTGTAAGTGAAGTTCCTATTGGAACAATTGAATGGTTTGATTCCAACAACGCTCCCATTGTGGTCGGTCCTAATCTTACCGAAGTGTTGCCAGGCACCTATACCGTGGTTGTTACAACCGAATTGGGTTGCGCTGCCTCGCGCGAAATTCCTATCGAAACGGAGATCAGACCTTTCAACGGTATTTCAAGGTTTAGTTCACCGGGGCAAAATGATTACTTCCACATTGATTGTATTGACAACTTCCCGAACAACATAGTGAAGATTTTCAACCGAGCCGGAACGTTGGTGTATGAAGGTGAGCGGTACGATAATGCTACCACCATATTTGATGGTAAGTCGAATAAAGGAATTAGCATTATGGGTACGGACTTGCCGGACGGAACATACTTCTACATTATCGATAAGCGTGATGGCTCAAAACCATTATCCGGTTATCTGGAGATTGTTAACTAA
- the pnuC gene encoding nicotinamide riboside transporter PnuC, giving the protein MISFFDINKIFFELWGYQMSYIEFFGTMAGFVAVFLASRTNIWSWPIGLINVTLFFFLFYQVQLYPDMFLQVFFFVTNVMGWWRWLHPQPGEEDKKMELKVSYMKRPQLVLLSVSGLAATFVVGSMASRLHEWFPIVFNKPSAFPYLDSFVTVMSIITTFLMIQKKVESWVLWILIDVVATYMYFAKGIKFVGFEYLVFCFIAAYGLLNWMREHKSYALADR; this is encoded by the coding sequence ATGATTTCATTTTTCGACATTAATAAAATCTTCTTCGAGCTTTGGGGTTACCAAATGAGCTATATCGAGTTCTTTGGAACCATGGCGGGTTTTGTAGCGGTTTTTTTGGCTTCGAGGACTAACATCTGGAGCTGGCCCATCGGGTTAATCAATGTTACCCTGTTCTTTTTCCTGTTTTACCAGGTGCAACTTTACCCGGATATGTTTTTGCAAGTGTTCTTTTTCGTGACCAACGTAATGGGTTGGTGGAGGTGGCTTCATCCGCAACCAGGTGAGGAGGATAAAAAAATGGAACTGAAGGTAAGTTATATGAAAAGACCACAATTGGTATTGCTATCCGTATCCGGCTTGGCAGCAACCTTTGTGGTTGGTTCTATGGCCAGCCGCTTACACGAGTGGTTTCCCATTGTATTCAATAAGCCCAGCGCTTTTCCCTACCTTGATTCTTTTGTTACCGTAATGAGTATCATCACTACTTTTTTAATGATTCAGAAAAAAGTAGAAAGCTGGGTGCTTTGGATTTTGATTGATGTTGTGGCTACGTACATGTATTTCGCCAAGGGAATAAAGTTTGTTGGCTTTGAATACCTGGTGTTTTGCTTTATTGCCGCGTATGGTTTATTGAACTGGATGCGGGAGCACAAAAGCTACGCACTTGCAGATCGTTAA